A window of Lysobacterales bacterium genomic DNA:
GATCACCAGATCGACCTGCAGGCCCTTGAGGCGCCAATAGGCGTGAGCCTGCACCATCTGCCGCACCAGCTCGATGTGGGCGATGTCGGCGATCTGCACCAGCACGATCGGCAGATCACCGGAGATCGAATGCCGCCACAGCCCGGACTGGCCGCGCCGGTTCTGCCGCAGCACCGAAGCTTCGGCGCGCAGCAGTGGGTCGGCGAACACCATCAGCCCGGCCAGCCGCTCGTAGAGCTGGGCGTCGGCCTGCGAGGCATTGATCTGCAGCCGCACCACCTGGCTGTGCGTCCAGGCCAGATCGAACACGCGGTCGGCCAAGGTGCGGTCGCGGTACTTGTCGATCAGGTCGACGCAGGCCTGGCGATCGCTGCCGACGCCGGTGACCATGTCGATCACGGCGGTCTGCTCGGGCTGCAGCAGCAGCTGGCAGCGGATCGCCACGATCGGATCGAGCACCGAGCCGGCGCTGCCGGACAGCAGCGCGCCCGGCATCAGCGCCTGCGGCCTGCGCGGGCTGCCGCCGCGGCCGAGAAAGCGGCTGCGGTCGGTTTCGTAGGAGACCGCAGTCAGATCGACATCGTGCGCCGCCAGCAGGTGCAGCATCCACGGCGCGACCTCCTCGTGCGAGCGCGGGCGGCGCGTGCACAGCAGAGCCTGCTTGGCGGCGACGATCTCGGTCTGCACGAACAGGTTGCTGAAGGCCGGATGCAGCTCATCGGCCAGCGGCGGGGCCAGCGCCACTTCAGCATAGGTCGTGATCTCGATGCGCCGCGGCTGCCGCGAACGGTTGCGCAGATGCAGCCGTCGCAGCTCGATGTTGTCCTCGGGCGAGACCGCGATTTCCAGATGCGTGTCGATGCCGTGCAGACGCGTGCGGTATTCGGCCTTGGCGTCGGAGAAGATCGCCTCGTAGTGATCGAACCCGGGGCAGGTCGGCTGGTAGGTGGCTGACCAGTACGCGTCGCTGGCCAGGTCGCGCAGGTAGCAGAAGCTGCCCCAGTGGTCGCGCGTCGCGTCCTCGCGCCAGCGCGTCACCGCCATGTCGCGCATGCGGCTGTAGCCGCCGCCGGCGCTGGTCAGCAGGCTGTGGTAGCGGCCGTTCGAGAGCAGCTGCACCGCCGGCCGCGCGCGGTCGGGTTCGCGGATGATGCGCAGCTCGGTTTCGGTGGCGGCGGGGGCGGCGCGGGCATCGGTGGCTTCGCTCGGGTGCGGATGGAAGAACCCGACATTGGGAATGCGCTCCTGCAGCAGCAGCAGGGTGGCCTGGATCTCGGGATCGGCGCAGAAACGCTTCTGCATCGGCTGCTGCAGCAGCAGGTGGGCGAGCGCCAGCAGGCCCATGCCCTGATGGTGGGCCATGAACGAGCGCACCACCGCCTGGGTCTGGCCGCGCGGCAGTCGGGTCGGCGTGTAGTCGATCGCCTCGTACAGTCCGAAGCGGCCGGCCAGACCGTCGGTGCTCAGCCGCTGCAGGTTGCGGCAGGCCTCGGCCGGCGCGACCATCAGGGCCATCATGCTGGCGTAGGGCGCGACCACGTGATCCTCGCCGAGGCCGCGCTTCAGGCCGAGCCCCGGCACCCCGAACGCACGGTACTGGTAGTTCAGCTGCGCATCGCGCACGTTGTAACCCGACTCCGAGATGCCCCAGGGCAGGCCGTGGCGTTGGCCGTGGGCGATCTGCGCCCGCACCGCGTGGCGGGCGGTCTGGTCGAGCAGGGTGTCGGGGTAGCTCGGCATCACCAGCTGCGGCATCAGGTACTCGAACATCGAGCCGCTCCACGACAGCAGGGTGGCCCGGCCCTGGCTTTCCGTCAGCAGGCGGCCGAGCGCGAACCAGGTCTCCTGCGGCAGCCTGCCCTGGGCGATGGCGACGAAGCTGCACAGACGCGCCTCCGAGGCGAGCAGGTCGTAGTGGCCGCTGTCGAGCTGGCGCGCCTCGACGCTGTAGCCGATCGCCAGCAGGCGGCGCCCGCGGTCGTACAGAAAGTCGTAGTCGATCAGTGCGAACTGGCCGGCGCGATGGGCGAGGCGGCCCAGCGCCAGCACGCATTCACCGGCGCGCTGGCGCACCAGTGCGCTCTTCGAGCCGGTGGTCAGCGCGCGCAGACTGGGAATGCCCGCGGCCTGCGGCTCGCTGCAGGCGATCCGTTCGGCGACCGCGGTGTGCAGCCAGGGCGCCAGATGCAGCAGTTCGGCGTGTGCGCTCGCGCAGGCCTGCTGCAGCGCCTGCGGCCAGTGCAGTTCGCCACCGCTGCCCGAGCCGTCCGCGGGGGGCGGCCAGGCGCGCGCGACATCGGCGGCCAGCGCATCGAGCGCGCTCAGCGCCTCCGCGGCCGCACGCAGGTTGGCCGGTGGCTGCACGCGCTCCCGCTGCAGGCGCTGGCGGAAGGCCATCACGGCGTCTTCGAGGCCTTGCGGCCGCAGGCCGGACGGCAGGCGTGCAGCGGTTTCCTCGAGCACGCCCAGGGTGTCGGCCAGACCCTGCAGGCAGGTGGCGGCGAGGATCGGCGCGTCGATCAGCGCCAGCAGGCCCTGGCGCAGGGTCAGCAGGTGCCCGACGAGATTGCCGCTGTCGACGGTCGAGACGTACAGCGGCTGCAGGGGCAGCAGGGTTTCCGTGTCGTACCAGTTGTAGAAGTGGCCGCGGTGGCGCGGCAGCCGGTCGAGGCTGTCGAACACATCGTGGGTGCGCTCGATCAGCTCGCGGGTCTGCAGATAGCCGAAGTCGCGCGCGGCGAGGTTGGCCAGCAGCGACAGCCCGATGTTGGTGGGCGAGGTGCGCCGCGCCACCGCCCAGGCCGGGTGTTCCTGCACGTTGTCGGGCGGCAGCCAGTGGTCCCTCGCCTGCACCTGGGTTTCGAAGAAGCTCCAGGTGCGGCGCGCCAGCCGGCCCAGAAAGGCGAGGTCGGCGGCCGTCAGCGGCGCCCGTCGATCGGCCGGTGCGCGCCCGAGCCAGGCCATCAGGCCGGGTGCGAGCAGCCACAGCCCGAGGATCGGCCCGGCCACCCACAGCGCCGAGGGATTCAAGCGCCACAGCAGAGCCGCGGCGAGCAGGGCGAACAGTGGCGCGAAGCCCATGCTGCGCAGCTCGGCGCCGGTACCGCTGCCGAGCTTGCGCTCGACTTCGCTGGAGGGGTTCCACTGCAGCAGCCGGCGCCGACTGAGGCCGATCCGCCACAGGCTGCGCGCTGCCGCGCCAAGGCTGTACCAGGCCTCGTAGCACAGGCAGGCGATGCCGACCATTGCGGCCGCCAGACGCCGCCCAGTGGCGCCTGCGACCTGCCGCAGGTGCGGCGTCAGGGCCATGCCCGGCGGCCGCTCGACCAGCGCCGGAATCGCCGGCAGCAGCACCGGCAGCAGCGGCACGCCGAGCAGCCAGAGGGTCCACAGCAGCGGCGCGTCGAGCAGGCTCCAGCCGAGCAGCAGCAGGGCGGTCAGCGCCGCCGGCACCAGGCTGCGGCGCAGGTTGTCGAGCAGCTTGCCGCGCGACAGTGCGCTGAGCGGCGTGCGTTCGAAGCCGCCGCCGGCGCGCGGCACCCAGGGCAGCAGCCAGGGCAGCAGCTGCCAGTCGCCGCGGATCCAGCGGTAGCGGCGTTTGACGTCGGCGGCGTAGCGCGACGGCGGCGCTTCGTAGAGCCAGACATCGCTGACCAAGCCAGCGCGGGCATAGCAGCCTTCGAGCAGATCGTGGCTGAGGATGCGGTTGTCGGGCAGGCGATCCTGCAGCGCGTATTCGAAGGCGTCGACGTCGTAGATGCCCTTGCCGACGAACGATCCCTCGCCGAACAGATCCTGGTACACGTCCGAGGTGGTGCGGGTGTAGGGATCGATGCCGGCACTGCCGCCGAAGAGGCGGGTGTAGCGCGAGACCGGGCCGCCGCCGTTGCCGCTGCTGCCGACACTCGGCTGCAGGATGCCGTAGCCGCGGGTGACGGTGCGACGGCGCGGGTCGAAGCAGGCGCGGTTCAGCGGATGCGCCAGGGTGCCGACGAGCTCGCGGGCGCTGTCGCGCGGCAGCGCGGTATCGGTGTCGAGGGTGATCACGTAGCGCACGTTCAACAGCGGACGGGTGTCGCCGACCACGCGATCGAACTCCGCCAGCGCTGCCTCATGGGTGGCCTCGCGCAGCAGGCGGTTGAGCGCCGACAGCTTGCCGCGCTTGCGCTCGACGCCCATCCAGATCGCTTCGCGCGGGTTCCACTGGCGGGCCCGGTGGAACAGGAAAAACAGATCGCCGTCAGCGCCGCTGTAGCGCGCGTTCAGGCCGGCGATGCCGGCTTCGGCCTGGGCCAGCAGGGCCGCGTCGGTGGGCAGGTGCTGTTCGTTCGAGTCCAGCAGGTCGGTGAGCAGGCCGAAATGCAGATGACTGCAGCGGTTGCCCAGGAAACGCACTTCCAGGCCTTCGATCAGGGCGGCCACCGCGCGCGGCGTGCTCAGCATGCTCGGCACCACCACCAGGGTGCGCGCCGAGCCGGGAATGCCCTTCGAGAAATCCAGTCGCGGCAGCGGCTGCGGCAGCACCAGTCGCGTCGCCGCCCAGTTCACCAGCGCGATGCCGAGTTCGCTGAATGCGATGAGACCGAGTGCCGCGACCAGCCAGGGCAGGGCGCCGCTGGCCTGCGCCGGGGGCAGCTGCGACAGCAGCGCCGCGGTGAAGGCCGCGGCGATCACCATAATCGGCAGCAGGTAGAGCGGCAGCGGCAGGCGCTGCAGCTTCAGCCGCAGCGGCCGCCGCAGGCCGCCGGCGAGATGGCCGGCCTGGGCGATCGCGCGCTTGCTCTGGGCCTGGCCGGCATCGATCAGGTAGTGGCCGACGTGGGCTTCGATGCGGTCGATCGCAGCCGGATCGGACGCCTGCGATTGCGCCAGCCCAAGAACGATCTGGGCCACGTCGATCTCGCGCGCGCCGGATTGCCGGGCCATCCGCTCGACGGCGTGCCGGTAGCGGTCGCGGGTCGCGAAGTCCATCCGCGGGTAGGTGCCGGCGGGGTCCTGGCGCAGGGTCCGCTCGACCTGGCTCAGGGTTTCGACAAACTCGCGCCAGTCCATGTTGGACAGGAAGCGCAGGCTGCCGATGCTGTTGCTGATCGCGACCTGGTCCACCGCCTGCTGCTGGCTGTCGGCGTGGACGAGCGTCTCGATGCTGTGGCCGGCGTCCGCCAGCCACTGTTCGATCCAGCTGATCGGCATCGCCAGCGCCGCGCTGCGGCCATGCAGCCCACGGCTCAGCTCGGCCACGAAGGCGCCGCTCAGGGGCGGTGCCGAACGCGCAAGATCGGCGATCACCAGCACGATGTCCTTCGGGCAGTGCGCGCTGGCCGTGTTCAGCCGCGTTGCCCACACGCCGGCCAGACGGCGCTCGCTCGCCGCCCTCATCACCCGGTCGCTGACGCGACGCAGGTTCTCGATCAGGGCGAGTCGCAGCATGATCGGAATCGCCCACAGCTCGCCCAGCTTCAGCGGCGTCACCGTCTGGTAGGCGGCGAAGAAGCGGCTGATGGCCTCCGCATCGATGCGGCCGTCGGCGTGGCGGATGCTGTCGTTGGCGAGGTCGTAGACCCGCGGCAGCTGCGCCGAGGGGCCGTGGCTCAGGGTCGGCAGCTCGCGGCTGTAGCCTGGCGGAAGATGACGGCGGGCGGTCTGGACCTGCTCCTGGATCAGGTAGTGGTTGTCCAGCAGCCATTCGCCGGCGGGCGTGATGCGCAGCTCGTCCTCGACCATGCGCAGCAGCAGGCCGCAGCTGGCGTCGATGCGGTGCTCGTTGTCGCGCAGGCGCGCCAGCAGCCGATCCGGCCGTCGCCCGGCATGCAGCCGGTGTAGCCGCCCCAGCGCCTGCGCGCGCAGCTCGATCTGCTCCGCCGCGAGCAGGCGCAGCCGCGGTGCGCTGTCGAGCTGTCGCAGGCCGCCGGCGAGCGCCTCGCGGCGCTGCTGCCGGAATCGGTCCAGACGTTCGCGCCAGAGCGTCAGCAGTGCGCGCAGGGTCGGCATCGGGGCTCATGTTGGGGGCCGCTGCGGGCGCCGGCGGACGGACGGAGCGCGGCAGCGGCCGGGGGTTCGCCGTGCACAGGGCGCGGCCGGCGCCGCTGAGAGCATGTGAAAAAACCATCCGCCTACTGCGGCCGCCTCTGGCCGTCCGTGGCGGCAGCGCGCTCCGCGAATTCCGCGGTCATTTGGCTCGCCAAACTCCCTTGAATTCACGTCGCGCGCTTTGCCACGAACGCCCAGAGACGCCCTCGCTACGGCGTCTGGGTTTTTTCACACGCTCTGAGCGCTGCGTGCAGTGCCTGAGCGGTTTCCGCGTCGGTGCGGCGGCAGGCTCGCTTCGCCCTGCACCGTACCGAGCCGCGCCGGGTCTGTATGTGCGGCCGCGGACAGACCGCGCTGCGGGCAGCGTGCACCGTGCGAGCGGGTCGGCCAGTCCGCGTCCATGCCGGAGCGCCGGCCCAATCTGTCTTCGAGTGAACCATGCAAACGACGCCGGAATCGCAGGCCATCGCCCAGTCGCTGTGGCTGGACAGCCTCAGTCGCACCCTGCTCGACAGCGGGCGCCTCGCGGACTACATCGAACACCTCTCGATCCGCGGCCTGACCTCGAACCCCACGGTGTTTGAAGCCGCCCTGCAGGACAGCGGGGCCTATGCCGCCGACATCCGTGCCCAGGCCGCTGAGGGCCTCAGCGATTCGGCCCTGCTGATCGAGCTGACGCTGTCGGACCTGCGCCGCGCCGCCGATCTGCTGCAGCCGATCTTCGAGGCCAGCGGCGGCGTCGACGGTTGGGTCTCGATCGCGCTGTCGCCGATGCTGGCCTTCGACACCGAGGCCAGCCTGGTCGCGGCTCGCTGGCTGCACGCCCGCGCGCAGCGGCCCAATCTGATGGTCAAGCTGCCCGGCACCGAGGCTGGACTGCGCGCGGTCGAGCGGCTGACCTTCGAGGGGGTCCCGGTCAACACCACCCTGCTGTTCTCGCGCGAGCACTACCTGGCGGCGGCCGAGGCCTACATGAGTGGCCTCGAGCGCCGGCAGTCGGCGGGGCTGGATCTTGCCGTAGGCGCGGTCGCCTCGATCTTCGTCAGCCGCTGGGACCTTGCCGCCCGCTCACGTCTGCCGGCCCGCCTGCACAACCACCTCGGCATCGCCATGGCCGGGCGGATCTATGCGAGCTATCGACGCCTGCTGAGCTCGGCGCGCTGGCGCGCGCTGGCCGCGGCCGGCGCGCAGCCGCAGCGACTGCTGTGGGCGAGCACCGGCAGCATCGATCCGGCCGCGGCGCCGACCCTGTACGTGCGTGCCCTGCGCGCCGATCACACCGTCAACAGCCTGCCCGAACCGACCCTGTTGGCCTGGTCGCGGGAGTGCATCGACAGCGACAGCCGCCTTCCCGGCGCGCCGGCGGCAGGCCTGAGTGTTGACGCCGATGCCGCCGAGGCCTGCCTGCGCGAGATCGTCACGGCCGGCGTCGAAATCGGACTGCTCGCCGCCCAGCTGCAGCTCGACGGCGTCGCTGCGTTCGCGCAGTCCTGGCGTGCCCTGCTGCGCCGGGTCGCGGCGCAGCGCGCATGAGCCGGCGACTGCCCCTGCTGGACGTGCCGGCGCTGCTGGCCGCCTACGCCGACCTGCGTCCGGATGCGGCGGTGCCGGCGCAGCGGGTGGCCTTCGGCACCTCGGGGCATCGCGGCAGCGCGTTCACCCGCAGCTTCAACGCCTGGCATGTGCGGGTGATCGTGCAGGCGATCTGCGACTACCGGCGTCTGCACGGCATCGACGGCCCGCTGTACTTGGGCATCGACACCCACGCCCTGTCGCGGCCGGCCTTCGAGGATGCGCTGGAAGTGCTCGCCGGCAACGGCGTGCCGGCCTGCATCGCCGCCGATGTCGGCTACACGCCGACGCCGGTGATCTCGCACGCGATCCTGGCGCACAACCGCGGGCGTCGCTCCGGGCGTGCCGATGGCATCGTGCTGACGCCCTCGCACAATCCGCCCGAGGCCGGCGGCTTGAAGTACAACCCGCCGCACGGCGGGCCCGCCGAGACTGCGGTGACCGCGTGGATCGAAACGCGCGCCAACGCGCTGCTCGCGGCGGCCACGGTCGGGGTGCGCTGGCGGCCCTATGCCGAGGCCTTGCGCGGCGCCCGCAGCCACGATTTCCTCAACCCTTACGTCGAGGATCTCGGCGAAGTCATCGACTTCGAGCGGATCCGCAGCGCCGGTATCCGCATGGCCGTCGATCCGCTCGGCGGTGCCGGCGTGCACTACTGGCAGCCGATCGCGGAGCGCTACCGGCTCGATCTGCGCGTGCTGAGTCTGCAGGTCGATCCGCAGTTCGCATTCATGCCGCCGGACTTCGACGGCCGGATCCGGATGGACCCCTCCTCGCCGCAGGCGATGCGGGGGCTGATCGCGATCAAGGACAACTTCGACGTCGCCTTCGCCTGCGATACCGACCACGATCGCCACGGCATCGTTACTCCCAGCGCCGGCCTGCTGCCGCCCAATCACTATCTGGCCGTGGTGATCGACTACCTGCTGCGGTCCCGCCCGCACTGGGCGCTCACTGCTGCGGTCGGCAAGGCCGTGGTCAGCAGCGCCTTGATCGACCGCGTCGCGCACCGGCTGCGGCGGCGGGTGTTCGAAGTACCGGTCGGCTTCAAGTGGTTCGTCGACGGCCTGCTCGACGGCCGTCTTCTGGTGGCCGGCGAAGAGAGCGCGGGCATCAGCTTCCAGCGTCGCGGCGGCGGCGTCTGGACCACCGACAAGGACGGCTTCGCGCCGGCCCTGCTGGCGGCCGAAATCACCGCCCGCAGCGGGCAGGACCCCGGCGTCTTCTACGAGGCGCTGACGGCGACGCTGGGCCGCCCGGTCGCCGATCGCCTGAGTGCGCCCGCGACACCGGCGCAGAAGGCGCGACTAGCGGCGCTCGGCGCGCAGCAGATCGACGCCCGCGAGCTCGCCGGCGAGCCGATCACCCAGATTCTCGAACGCGCCCCCGGCAATGCGGCGCCGATCGGCGGCATCAAGGTCTGCGCCGCCAGCGGCTGGTTCGCGGCGCGGCCCTCCGGCACCGAGGATCTCTACAAGATCTACGCCGAGAGCTTTCGCGATGAGGCTCACCTGCAGGCCCTGCTTGCGCAGGCCCAGGCGCTCGTCGACCGCGCCCTCACCGAGACGGCGACGAGCTCGTGAGCACGGCGGCGCGGCGGTGATCGCGTCGGCGCCGTCTGCAACGCCCATGGCCGCAGCCGCAGTGACCTCGCAGGCGGTCGAGGTGCTGACGATCAACAGCGGTTCGTCCAGCGTCCGCTTCGCTCTCTACGCCGGATCGCCGCCTCTGCAGCGCCGGCTGCGTGGCCGACTGGACTGGAGCGGCGGCGACGACGCCAGGCTTGATGTCGAAGCCGACGATCCACAGCTGCAGTCGGACCTCGACGCCGTCGGCGCTGGCATCGCACTGCCCGCGCGCGCCGACGCTGCTGCCGCGGCGCGCGCACTGATCGACTGGCTGGGCGCGGCCATCGACCTGAGCCGGTTGGCCGCCGTCGGTCATCGGCTCGTGCACGGCTTTCGCCATGCCCAGCCGGTGCGGATCGATGCCGCGCTGCGCGCCGAGCTCGGCGCCCTGAGCCCGCTCGCGCCCGAGCATCTGCCGCGCGCGTTGGCCCTCATCGACGCCTTCGCCGAACGCTGCCCCTCGCTGCCGCAGGTGGCCTGTTTCGACACGGCCTTCCATCACGCCATGCCGGCCTTGGCCCAGCGTCTGCCGATTCCCCGGCGCTACGCCGACGCCGGTCTGCGGCGCTTCGGTTTTCATGGGCTTTCCTACGCTTACCTCATCGAGGCGCTGGCGAGGCTGGCCGGCGCTGAGGTCGCGAACGCTCGGGTGCTGATGGCCCATCTCGGCAACGGCGCCAGCCTGGTGGCGCTCAAGGATGGCCGCAGCGTCGACACCAGCATGGGTTTCAGCCCCAACTCCGGGCTGATGATGGGCACCCGCAGCGGCGATCTCGACCCCGGCCTGCTGGCCTATCTGGCCGAACGCGAAGGCTTGAGCTGCGCCCAGCTGCAGCGGCTGTGCAGCCATGAATCGGGCCTGCTAGGCGTGTCGGGCCGCAGCGCCGACGTGCGCGAGCTGCTGGCGCTGGAGGCCACCGACCCGCACGCGGCTGAAGCGCTGGCGCTGTTCTGCTATCAGGTCCGCAAGGGCATTGGCGCGTTCGCCGCCGTGCTCGACGGCATCGACACCCTGGTCCTCGCCGGCGGCATCGGCGAGCACGCCGCACCGATCCGCGCGCGGGTATGTAGCGGCCTGGGCTTTCTCGGCATCGAGCTGTGCGCCGAGCGCAATGCGCGCAGAGCGGCGGTGATCTCGACGGATCGCAGTCGCGTTCACGTGCGGGTGATGCGTACCGATGAGGAACAGATGATCGCCCGCGAATGCGTGCGGACCGTGCAACTGCCGCCGTGATCGCCGGTGATCGCGCCGCGGGTTCGCCGGCGCACCGACAGCACAGACGTCGACGCCGACACTGCGGGCTCGGCGCCGATGCGCTCGACCGCGCCCATCCAGCGACAGCAGACGCGGCACCGCCGCAGGAGACGCCATGCAGATCGAGGTGATCAACGTCATCGCCATGCACAGCCCCGGCTGCGGCAGCCGGGTCAGCCGCGTGCTGCGGGCCATCCACGGCGTCGACGCGGCCCGCGTGTCGCTGGAACGCGCCGAGGCGGTGGTCGAGTTCGACGAAGCGCTGTGTTCGCCCGAGCAGCTGCGCTGGGCCGTGCAGGCGGCTGGCTTCGGCATCGAGGGCGGGCGTCGACCGTCCCAGCGCGGACGCGCCGCCGCCGATGCGTAACCATCCGGCGGCCATCGCGCAGTCCGCGCAGATCGATCAGGTGCCTCCGCGCGACCTGCCGCCGTACGACGGGAATGGCCAGGGGGCGAACCCCACGCCGCTCGACGCCGATCTGCTGCGGCGCATCGACGCCTTCTGGCGGGCGGCGAACTATCTGTCGGTGGGGCAGATCTACCTGCTCGCCAATCCGCTGCTGCGCGAGCCGCTGCGGATCGAGCACGTCAAGCCGCGCCTGCTTGGCCACTGGGGCACCACGCCGGGCCTGAACTTCCTCTACGTGCATCTCAACCGGGTGATCAAGGCCCGGGATCTGGACATGATCTACGTCGCCGGCCCCGGCCACGGCGGCCCCGCACTGCTCGCCTGCACCTATCTGGAGGGCAGCTACAGCGAGGCCTACCCGGCGGTCTCGCAGGATCTCGACGGCCTGCAGCGATTGTTCAAGCAGTTCTCGTTTCCGGGTGGTGTTCCCAGCCACGTCGCGCCGCAGACGCCGGGCTCGATTCACGAAGGCGGCGAGCTGGGTTACGCGCTTTCGCACGCGTTCGGTGCGGCCTTCGACAATCCTGATCTGATCGTCGCCTGCGTGATCGGCGACGGCGAGGCCGAAACCGGCCCGCTGGCGACCAGCTGGCATTCGAACAAATTCCTGAACCCGGTCCACGACGGCGCGGTGCTGCCGATCCTGCATCTGAACGGCTACAAGATCGCCGGCCCAACCGTGCTGGCGCGGATCCCGCACGCCGAGCTGGAGTCGCTGCTGATCGGCTACGGCTATGCGCCGTGCTTCGTCGAGGGCGAGGTGCATGAGGACTTGCACCAGCGCATGGCGTCCGCGCTCGATGCTGCGATCGCCGAGATCCGCCGCATCCAGGCCGAGGCGCGCGCGCACGGCTTCAGGACTCGCCCGCGCTGGCCGCTCATCGTGCTGCGCTCGCCCAAGGGCTGGACCGGGCCGGCGCAGGTCGATGGGCTGCAGACCGAAGGCAGCTTCCGTTCGCACCAGGTGCCGATGGGCGACATGCATCGCCCCGGCCATCTCAAGATCCTCGAAGACTGGCTGCTAAGCTACCGGCCCGAGGAGCTTTTCGACGCGCGTGGCCAGCTGCTGCCGGAGCTGGCCGAGCTCGCGCCGCTCGGCACCCGTCGGATGGGCGCCAACCCGCACGCCAATGGCGGCCTGCTGCTGTCCGATCTGCTGGTGCCGGATTTCCGCACCTATGCGCTGAGCGTGGACGCGCCGGGTGCCGTGATCGGCGAGGCCACCCGCCAGCAGGGTCAGCTGATTCGCGATGTGATCGCCGGCAACCGCCAGAACTTCCGCGTGTTCAGCCCGGACGAGGCCAGCTCCAACCGCTGGGACGCGATGTTCGAGGTCACCGCACGCTGCTCGACCGCCGAGATCCACGCCGACGACGTGCACCTTGCGCCGGATGGCCGGGTTCTGGAGATGCTCAGCGAGCACCAGTGCGAGGGCTGGCTGGAGGGCTATCTGCTGACCGGACGGCACGGCTTCTTCTCGTGCTACGAGGCCTTCATCCACATCGTCGATTCGATGTTCAACCAGCACGCGAAGTGGCTGGACGTGGCCAGCGAGATTCCGTGGCGCGCGCCGGTGGCTTCGCTCAACTACCTGTTGTCCTCGCACGTCTGGCGGCAGGATCACAACGGCTTCAGCCATCAGGACCCGGGCTTCATCGATCTGGTCGCGAACAAGAAGGCCGCGATCGTGCGCATCTACCTGCCGCCGGACGCCAACACCCTGCTGGTGGTGACCGACGAATGCCTGCGCAGTCGCGATCGGGTCAACGTGATCATCGCCGGCAAACAGCCCTCACCGCAGTGGCTGGACATCGATGCCGCGATCGCGCACTGCGCCGCCGGCATGGGCATCTGGCACTGGGCCGGCAGCGACGGCGACGAAACGCCCGATGTGGTCATGGCCTGCTGTGGCGACGTGCCGACGCTGGAAACCCTGGCCGCGGTGGCGATCCTGCGGGCTGAGCTGCCCGGGCTGCGGGTGCGCGTGGTCAACGTGGTCGACCTGCTGCGCCTGCAGCCTCCCAGCGAACATCCGCAGGGCTTGAGCGACGCGGCCTTCGACGCCCTGTTCAGCACTACGGTGCCGATCATCTTCGCTTACCACGGCTACCCGCTCTTGATTCATCGCCTGACCTATCGGCGTCGCGGTCATGC
This region includes:
- the tal gene encoding transaldolase yields the protein MQTTPESQAIAQSLWLDSLSRTLLDSGRLADYIEHLSIRGLTSNPTVFEAALQDSGAYAADIRAQAAEGLSDSALLIELTLSDLRRAADLLQPIFEASGGVDGWVSIALSPMLAFDTEASLVAARWLHARAQRPNLMVKLPGTEAGLRAVERLTFEGVPVNTTLLFSREHYLAAAEAYMSGLERRQSAGLDLAVGAVASIFVSRWDLAARSRLPARLHNHLGIAMAGRIYASYRRLLSSARWRALAAAGAQPQRLLWASTGSIDPAAAPTLYVRALRADHTVNSLPEPTLLAWSRECIDSDSRLPGAPAAGLSVDADAAEACLREIVTAGVEIGLLAAQLQLDGVAAFAQSWRALLRRVAAQRA
- a CDS encoding phosphoketolase family protein; the encoded protein is MRNHPAAIAQSAQIDQVPPRDLPPYDGNGQGANPTPLDADLLRRIDAFWRAANYLSVGQIYLLANPLLREPLRIEHVKPRLLGHWGTTPGLNFLYVHLNRVIKARDLDMIYVAGPGHGGPALLACTYLEGSYSEAYPAVSQDLDGLQRLFKQFSFPGGVPSHVAPQTPGSIHEGGELGYALSHAFGAAFDNPDLIVACVIGDGEAETGPLATSWHSNKFLNPVHDGAVLPILHLNGYKIAGPTVLARIPHAELESLLIGYGYAPCFVEGEVHEDLHQRMASALDAAIAEIRRIQAEARAHGFRTRPRWPLIVLRSPKGWTGPAQVDGLQTEGSFRSHQVPMGDMHRPGHLKILEDWLLSYRPEELFDARGQLLPELAELAPLGTRRMGANPHANGGLLLSDLLVPDFRTYALSVDAPGAVIGEATRQQGQLIRDVIAGNRQNFRVFSPDEASSNRWDAMFEVTARCSTAEIHADDVHLAPDGRVLEMLSEHQCEGWLEGYLLTGRHGFFSCYEAFIHIVDSMFNQHAKWLDVASEIPWRAPVASLNYLLSSHVWRQDHNGFSHQDPGFIDLVANKKAAIVRIYLPPDANTLLVVTDECLRSRDRVNVIIAGKQPSPQWLDIDAAIAHCAAGMGIWHWAGSDGDETPDVVMACCGDVPTLETLAAVAILRAELPGLRVRVVNVVDLLRLQPPSEHPQGLSDAAFDALFSTTVPIIFAYHGYPLLIHRLTYRRRGHALLHVRGFKEEGSTTTPFDMAVLNDLDRFHLVIDTLDRLPRSSARGDALKQRLQQKLIEHRNHIEAHGEDLPEIRGWRWPQSSLSNA
- a CDS encoding alpha-D-glucose phosphate-specific phosphoglucomutase codes for the protein MSRRLPLLDVPALLAAYADLRPDAAVPAQRVAFGTSGHRGSAFTRSFNAWHVRVIVQAICDYRRLHGIDGPLYLGIDTHALSRPAFEDALEVLAGNGVPACIAADVGYTPTPVISHAILAHNRGRRSGRADGIVLTPSHNPPEAGGLKYNPPHGGPAETAVTAWIETRANALLAAATVGVRWRPYAEALRGARSHDFLNPYVEDLGEVIDFERIRSAGIRMAVDPLGGAGVHYWQPIAERYRLDLRVLSLQVDPQFAFMPPDFDGRIRMDPSSPQAMRGLIAIKDNFDVAFACDTDHDRHGIVTPSAGLLPPNHYLAVVIDYLLRSRPHWALTAAVGKAVVSSALIDRVAHRLRRRVFEVPVGFKWFVDGLLDGRLLVAGEESAGISFQRRGGGVWTTDKDGFAPALLAAEITARSGQDPGVFYEALTATLGRPVADRLSAPATPAQKARLAALGAQQIDARELAGEPITQILERAPGNAAPIGGIKVCAASGWFAARPSGTEDLYKIYAESFRDEAHLQALLAQAQALVDRALTETATSS
- a CDS encoding heavy-metal-associated domain-containing protein yields the protein MQIEVINVIAMHSPGCGSRVSRVLRAIHGVDAARVSLERAEAVVEFDEALCSPEQLRWAVQAAGFGIEGGRRPSQRGRAAADA
- a CDS encoding acetate/propionate family kinase, with product MAAAAVTSQAVEVLTINSGSSSVRFALYAGSPPLQRRLRGRLDWSGGDDARLDVEADDPQLQSDLDAVGAGIALPARADAAAAARALIDWLGAAIDLSRLAAVGHRLVHGFRHAQPVRIDAALRAELGALSPLAPEHLPRALALIDAFAERCPSLPQVACFDTAFHHAMPALAQRLPIPRRYADAGLRRFGFHGLSYAYLIEALARLAGAEVANARVLMAHLGNGASLVALKDGRSVDTSMGFSPNSGLMMGTRSGDLDPGLLAYLAEREGLSCAQLQRLCSHESGLLGVSGRSADVRELLALEATDPHAAEALALFCYQVRKGIGAFAAVLDGIDTLVLAGGIGEHAAPIRARVCSGLGFLGIELCAERNARRAAVISTDRSRVHVRVMRTDEEQMIARECVRTVQLPP